The Gallus gallus isolate bGalGal1 chromosome 3, bGalGal1.mat.broiler.GRCg7b, whole genome shotgun sequence genome window below encodes:
- the LOC421195 gene encoding protocadherin Fat 4 isoform X3: MAHSGSVDFALISWLMVICLDAQKITSIDCDTTPSTLQLSTFLDEYTGDIEWIINIPPNVNLELKEYLFPEHLDYVELEYYSSANNATVKTRKPLDVDSIESDHLFYSIVCQRSGVIEIENGRDLQLEDVNDNSPEFLQALYNTSVSEVSAINSTVIKVEAQDKDLSPLFSHISYSLLGPNSDYFYIREGDGNIMVNKTLDYNKINHFNLTVLAKERFGNNSNTVSLIIDVQDYDTLNPYFSLSVYNGTISENKLGPLSILPEKIFAKDGDTGINEKVYYSIKLVKPPAYSNTFSISADSGMLEVKTAVDREECPYLFVGIEAAQQDNNLKTADAVVLVTIEDVNDNLPVLSQSSYNVSILENFPNGKEVLRIEAVDKDEGGFQGTFSLTPADSPFQISQDGILTVRNSTLLDREQTPSIHLQVTARDHLSPYDEAQSAINVLLLDENDNNPTFTDTQYEQVIFINMTAGMSILQVAADDPDDGINGAISFVLAGGNEDGYFELDKSTGQISLKAVIPLRVNESKNFVLWVTATDGGTNPRSSSVPVHIFAVGDSRPQFIQKTYNVSVEEELVSPVEVARVKYESLNPHIPVILRVLTESATFDVDVNGIIWTKIKLDFESQNNYTLNISLSDGVTTDYATVFIQVTDVNDNSPVFGITNTTIKILENTAAGTSVTSVPATDVDTGFNGLVVYTLKGAEGKMDIDASGLILLKKELDRETQGIYNLAVIASDQGQPRLSAVLNLTVVIDDVNDNPPVFSSSRYEVSVPEDKARGSELLTVSATDLDAGANALVKYRIISQQPLTSSPVFLVNLTTGQFFLSQKLDYETTKQFEVELEASDGGQPSLNTSTHVVIHVLDVNDNPPKFNQVTYDIVVFENIQKGSPVCTFSVTDDDEAGFSQGHFIHNSTFFTVDIPGIISLRNDTELDRETTPGFTLQVWAVDAEKDGLNSSSLFHITVLDVNDNNPEFQMQSYSFAVLEGDYRLGAPAVVGHVTATDLDEGENARITYYLSSEDGDNPYDIQQDGTILVNGCVDRETKEKYELLLVASDNGMPRRQNFTYISIQVLDVNDNVPQFTKVHYAASIPVATAKEGAFVLSVSATDLDIGNNSVISYSLMNHSDIFHINNHTGEIILLSSLAHVTADMVVTLTVIAADHGVPPLASNASVAVCLLVNDTGFGLAFESSRYEFNIPEEEPVRTVVGSVKALTGSIAIQVVYFLRSHTDKFAISDQGDIVTLATLDREDDNLYNIVVEAVDSVVPPNTAIALVTVIVNDINDNPPVFSELIQTKLSLPENMAPLDLGTFSATDLDIGDNAFISYYLQYDFAGMFHINTSTGKLMTGMSLDREMMDNYELKIIAIDSGKPPLSASLALSIAVEDVNDNSPVLSQKLYSVTVKENDPPHVILSTTATDKDIGYNAVIQYTIIGETSFHVGELSGNISTVQPLDYESCAHYTFTLKAFNPGEPHLQDTTNITVIVEDVNEEGPMFDKPSYFQILLDNSTAGTLVVDIDARDESKGYDEGIFYNITDGNSEGLFNLSSTSGVLTLTRDLNKQAFPLYNSLTVTATDSGLPPLSTSVKVSVTIAPTNISLPVFSEAVYQPAPLSEKTLPDTFVVQITVLYKVPVVYSIVAGDEKGYFIINPSTGTIRTGKKLTVEDSLIVFSVRATDSSTASIFNDVSVHVEVIDENDFPPVFTFSLLEQGLEENLPATQIVHLIARDNDTGRNGDLTYGILSGDGTKFRIDESTGILYSTVSFDYEEEPTEYQVVIYAEDDGTPEKKRGYCTVVVKITDVNDWPPVFNPVTPFSVNENVDVEFIVGKVTAMDRDTGDNAFVLYSLTGGGGNIFEIDALLGNIKIKNSPDYENVNKYTLTVTAVNNKSAPFYQATTNVTVLVIDVNDNAPVFAQNSYSTSINMINPVGVHVITVHATDKDQGQNGLIEYYIIPDLNFSAFFLIEDESEGKIITTGNLSRFEEVCLTVMAKDKGSPSLNSTAVITLNVIDNRPFVPRFSENKVSISVLENTGVDHSIYTFAVAETSGKLIVYTIVSGNEKGHFRLDPKSGQLKTAINLNYEEVSQYVILVEANEDVSSAAQVPSSGLFAQNVAMLTITVQDVNEKPAFLNSMYSALIPSSVPYKYPVITVQATDPDAGGNGLLTYSLLNHQEQFDVNENTGQIYTVSVVGYSGPIFLGLQAADQGGLTAHTTVNATIYVTSSSNIVVFVLNQKINAVERNIAEVKRVLEEKLEWNVYTIDIYCNELERRTRNKINETFIKIIAVDDADGEIPAEDVKRKLREQQENIEIELEEIFSAPVTTAVEEGPAFSVTPELIATIVLSVLLACTLIAFLIYVFFSIKRKRYGKKQMEMEGVDNPSVADKNRSLKNAVKLEGMNDVRMGATAFNNMEGTREGDADEDVPEANGKHSFLEMLQLEFDGDGGENAVLEGATEPRNVGAETTANITTKQDRSDLGSALSLASNPTKHTPEKELKGVTFSEVAIILDDELEKDEDEDDDVFPQ; encoded by the exons GGCCCAAACTCTGATTACTTTTATATACGGGAAGGAGATGGAAACATCATGGTGAATAAAACTTTGGATTACAACAAGATCAACCATTTCAATTTAACAGTCCTAGCAAAG GAAAGATTTGGAAACAACAGCAATACTGTGTCATTAATAATTGATGTACAAGACTATGACACACTGAACCCctatttcagtctttcagtTTACAATGGAACAATCAGTGAAAACAAG ttGGGTCCTTTGTCTATTCttccagagaaaatatttgctaaaGATGGAGACACTGGTATAAATGAAAAGGTATATTACAGCATCAAGCTAG tGAAACCTCCAGCCTATAGCAACACCTTTTCAATAAGTGCTGATAGTGGAATGTTGGAAGTAAAGACTGCAGTTGATAGAGAAGAATGTCCGTATCTTTTTGTGGGCATTGAG GCAGCACAGCAAGACAACAATCTGAAAACAGCTGATGCTGTAGTACTGGTTACTATTGAAGATGTAAATGACAATCTTCCAGTTTTGTCACAGTCAAGCTACAATGTCTCAATTCTAGAAAATTTCCCAAATGGAAAGGAAGTTCTTCGAATAGAAGCTGTTGACAAGGATGAG GGAGGCTTCCAGGGAACGTTCAGTCTTACTCCAGCTGACAGTCCCTTCCAGATAAGTCAAGATGGGATTCTAACTGTGAGGAACTCCACACTGTTGGATAGAGAGCAAACACCGTCTATTCATCTACAG GTCACTGCCAGAGATCATTTGTCACCTTATGATGAGGCACAATCTGCAATCAACGTATTGTTGCTAGATGAAAATGACAACAACCCAACCTTTACAGACACACAATATGAACAAGTTATTTTCATCAATATGACTGCAGGAATGTCCattcttcag GTTGCTGCTGATGATCCAGATGATGGTATAAATGGAGCAATAAGCTTTGTCTTAGCTGGTGGCAATGAAGATGGATACTTTGAACTGGATAAATCCACAGGACAAATCAGTTTAAAAGCAGTAATCCCATTAAGAGTCAACGAGAGTAAGAACTTTGTCCTATGGGTAACAGCTACTGATG GTGGGACAAATCCAAGGAGTTCATCAGTGCCAGTACATATATTTGCAGTTGGAGATTCCAGACCTCAGTTTATTCAGAAAACATATAATGTGTCTGTGGAGGAAGAGCTAGTCAGTCCTGTTGAAGTGGCAAGA GTAAAATATGAGTCTCTAAACCCCCATATACCAGTTATATTGAGAGTACTGACAGAATCAGCAACATTTGATGTTGACGTCAATGGAATCATCTGGACAAAAATCAAACTGGACTTTGAATCCCAGAATAATTATACACTAAATATTTCCTTGTCAGATGGAGTTACTACTGACTACGCTACTGTGTTTATCCAAGTTACAGATGTCAATGATAACAGTCCTGTGTTTGGTATAACCAACACTACCATTAAGATTCTGGAGAACACAGCAGCTGGAACTTCTGTTACCAGTGTGCCAGCTACTGATGTGGATACTGGTTTTAATGGATTAGTGGTTTATACTCTGAAAGGTGCAGAGGGAAAAATGGATATTGATGCCTCAGGATTAATTTTGCTGAAAAAGGAATTGGACAGAGAAACACAAGGCATCTACAACTTAGCAGTGATTGCTAGTGACCAAGGCCAACCCAGGCTTTCTGCAGTTCTCAATTTAACAGTTGTCATTGATGATGTGAATGACAACCCTCCAGTCTTCTCATCAAGTAGATATGAAGTGAGTGTCCCTGAAGACAAAGCACGTGGTAGTGAACTACTGACAGTATCTGCTACGGATTTGGATGCAGGTGCCAATGCCCTCGTGAAGTACAGGATCATTAGCCAACAACCTCTAACTTCCTCACCAGTGTTTCTTGTCAATTTGACCACCGGACAGTTCTTCCTGAGCCAGAAACTGGATTATGAAACCACAAAGCAATTTGAAGTAGAACTGGAGGCATCAGATGGAGGGCAGCCAAGTCTTAACACTAGCACGCATGTTGTTATCCATGTGCTAGATGTCAATGATAATCCACCAAAATTTAATCAAGTAACTTATGATATAGTTGTGtttgaaaacatacagaagGGTAGCCCTGTCTGCACATTCAGTGTTACTGATGATGATGAG gctggCTTTTCTCAGGGACACTTCATTCATAACAGTACTTTTTTTACTGTGGATATTCCTGGAATAATTTCATTAAGGAATGACACAGAACTGGACAGGGAGACTACACCTGGATTCACTTTACAA GTATGGGCAGTTGATGCAGAAAAGGATGGTCTTAATTCAAGTTCCTTGTTTCACATCACAGTTCTAGATGTCAATGATAATAATCCTGAATTTCAGATGCAGTCATACAGTTTTGCAGTTCTGGAGGGAGATTACAGGTTGGGTGCTCCTGCTGTAGTTGGACATGTAACTGCCACTGATttggatgagggagagaatgCACGAATTACTTATTACTTATCATCTGAGGATGGGGATAACCCATATGACATCCAGCAG GATGGAACCATTTTGGTTAATGGCTGTGTAGATCGTGAAACCAAAGAGAAATATGAACTGCTGTTGGTGGCATCTGATAACGGAATGCCTCGAAGGCAG AATTTCACATACATCAGCATTCAAGTATTAGATGTGAATGATAATGTTCCTCAGTTTACAAAAGTGCACTACGCGGCCAGCATACCTGTAGCAACAGCAAAAGAAGGAGCATTTGTGCTGTCAGTGTCTGCTACTGACCTTGACATTGGGAACAATTCTGTTATTTCATACAG ccTAATGAACCATTCTGATATTTTCCATATAAATAACCATACTGGAGAAATCATCCTGCTCAGTAGCTTAGCCCACGTCACAGCTGACATGGTTGTTACACTGACGGTTATTGCTGCTGACCATGGAGTTCCTCCACTTGCATCAAATG CTTCTGTTGCTGTCTGCCTGCTGGTAAATGACACTGGCTTTGGGCTGGCTTTTGAAAGCTCCAGGTACGAGTTCAACATTCCAGAAGAGGAACCAGTCAGGACTGTTGTTGGCTCTGTAAAGGCACTGACTGGAAGCATAGCCATACAAGTAGTATACTTTCTGAGATCACATACTGACAAGTTCGCTATTAGTGACCAAGGAGACATTGTGACTCTTGCCACGCTAGATCGAGAAGATGACAACCTATACAACATCGTGGTAGAAGCTGTTGATTCTGTGGTGCCACCCAATACAGCTATTGCTTTG GTAACTGTGATAGTAAATGACATCAACGACAATCCTCCAGTTTTCTCAGAATTGATTCAAACAAAACTATCTCTTCCTGAGAATATGGCTCCTCTAGATTTGGGAACATTTTCTGCTACTGATCTGGATATAGGAGATAATGCATTTATAAGCTATTATTTGCAATATGATTTTGCTGGAATGTTCCATATTAACACTTCCACAGGCAAGCTAATGACAGGAATGTCCTTAGACAGAGAAATGATGGACAATTACGAGCTGAAAATAATA GCCATTGACTCTGGCAAACCACCACTATCTGCAAGCCTAGCTCTAAGCATTGCTGTAGAAGATGTAAATGACAACTCACCTGTGCTCTCCCAGAAGCTGTACTCAGTGACCGTAAAAGAGAATGATCCTCCACACGTG attTTGAGCACAACAGCCACAGACAAAGACATAGGGTACAATGCCGTTATTCAATACACTATTATTGGAGAGACTTCATTTCATGTTGGAGAACTTTCTGGAAATATTTCAACAGTGCAACCTCTGGACTATGAAAGCTGTGCCCATTATACCTTTACACTGAAAGCTTTCAACCCTGGCGAGCCACACCTCCAAGACACAACAAACATTACAG TTATTGTGGAAGATGTTAATGAAGAAGGACCCATGTTTGATAAACCCTCGTATTTCCAGATCCTTCTAGACAATTCTACAGCTGGCACATTGGTGGTAGATATTGATGCAAGAGATGAAAGTAAAGGTTACGATGAAGGCATTTTCTACAATATTACAG atGGGAACTCAGAAGGCCTCTTTAATCTTTCCAGTACCTCAGGAGTACTCACATTAACAAGAGACTTAAATAAACAGGCTTTTCCCCTGTATAATTCCTTGACGGTCACTGCTACAGATTCAGGTCTGCCACCACTTTCAACTTCTGTAAAG GTATCAGTAACAATAGCTCCCACCAACATTTCACTCCCAGTGTTCTCTGAAGCAGTCTATCAGCCTGCACCTCTGAGTGAGAAAACACTGCCAGATACATTTGTTGTACAGATCACTGTGTTGTATAAGGTCCCTGTGGTATACAGTATTGTGGCTGGAGATGAAAAGG GATATTTCATTATCAATCCATCCACTGGTACCataagaacaggaaagaaattgaCAGTGGAAGATTCTCTAATCGTTTTCAGTGTAAGAGCAACAGATTCATCTACTGCTAGCATATTTAATGATGTTTCCGTGCATGTGGAAGTCATTGATGAAAATGACTTCCCCCCAGTTTTCACATTCTCTCTACTAGAACAAGGGCTGGAAGAG AATTTGCCTGCTACCCAGATTGTCCACCTGATAGCTCGGGATAATGATACGGGTAGAAATGGTGACCTAACATATGGCATTCTCAGTGGAGATGGAACAAAATTCCGGATAGATGAGTCAACTGGAATTCTTTATTCTACTGTCTCCTTTGATTACGAAGAGGAACCTACAGAGTACcag GTTGTAATATATGCTGAAGATGATGGAACCCCTGAGAAGAAAAGGGGTTACTGCACAGTTGTCGTAAAGATCACTGATGTTAATGATTGGCCACCTGTGTTTAATCCAGTGACTCCGTTCAGTGTAAACGAAAACGTGGATGTGGAATTCATAGTTGGAAAAGTCACAGCAATGGACAGAGACACAGGAGACAATGCTTTTGTTCTTTATAGCCTTACAG GTGGTGGaggaaatatatttgaaatagaTGCATTACTTGGGAACATTAAGATAAAGAACTCTCCAGACTATGAAAACGTGAATAAGTATACCCTTACAGTGACTGCAGTCAACAATAAATCTGCCCCTTTCTATCAG gcAACTACTAATGTCACTGTCCTAGTGATTGATGTGAATGATAATGCTCCAGTATTTGCTCAGAATTCATATTCCACTTCCATAAACATGATAAATCCAGTAGGTGTACATGTCATAACTGTGCATGCTACTGACAAAGATCAG GGGCAAAATGGCCTTATTGAATACTACATTATCCCAGATCTAAACTTCAGTGCATTCTTCTTGATAGAAGATGAGagtgagggaaaaataataacaactgGAAACCTGTCTAGATTTGAAGAGGTCTGTTTAACAGTGATGGCAAAGGACAAAGGTTCTCCATCTTTAAATAGTACTGCTGTGATTACTCTTAATGTGATTGATAACCGTCCATTTGTTCCTCGGTTTTCTGAGAACAAAGTCAG catttcagttttggaaaacaCAGGAGTGGATCATTCAATTTACACTTTTGCTGTGGCTGAAACTTCGGGAAAATTGATTGTTTACACAATTGTATCTGGCAATGAAAAAG GTCATTTTAGATTGGATCCAAAGAGTGGTCAgctgaaaacagcaattaattTGAACTATGAGGAAGTTTCTCAGTATGTGATTTTAGTAGAAGCAAATGAAGATGTCTCATCTGCTGCACAAGTCCCGTCTTCAG GACTGTTTGCCCAAAATGTGGCGATGCTGACAATCACAGTGCAGGATGTAAATGAAAAGCCAGCATTTTTGAATAGTATGTACTCTGCTCTGATACCAAGCTCTGTGCCATACAAGTACCCGGTTATTACAGTTCAG gcAACAGATCCAGATGCAGGAGGTAATGGACTTTTGACGTACAGCTTATTGAATCATCAAGAACAATTTGATGTCAATGAAAATACAGGGCAGATTTATACGGTTTCTGTAGTAGGATATTCTGGACCAATTTTTCTGGGACTCCAAGCTGCAGACCAAGGTGGACTCACAGCCCACACAACAGTCAAT gCAACTATTTATGTCACTTCCAGTAGCAATATTGTGGTGTTTGTTCTTAATCAGAAGATCAATGCTGTTGAAAGAAACATTGCTGAAGTAAAAAG GGTCCTGGAGGAGAAACTTGAATGGAATGTATACACTATTGATATTTATTGCAATGAGCTTGAAAGgagaacaagaaacaaaattaatgaaACCTTCATAAAAATTATTGCAGTTGATGACGCAGATGGTGAAATACCTGCAGAAGATGTAAAAAG aaaactcagagagcagcaggagaacaTTGAGATAGAActggaggaaatattttctgcacCTGTCACTACTGCTGTGGAAGAGGGTCCTGCATTCTCAGTAACTCCTGAACTCATTGCAACCATCGTTCTCAGCGTTCTGCTAGCCTGTACCCTCATAGCCTTCCTGATATACgtctttttttctattaaaaggaaaag GTATGGAAAGAAGCAGATGGAGATGGAGGGTGTTGATAATCCATCTGTGGCTGACAAAAACCGAAGTCTGAAAAACGCAGTGAAACTGGAGGGCATGAATGATGT AAGAATGGGAGCAACAGCATTTAACAACATGGAAGGCACCAGGGAAGGTGATGCTGATGAAGATGTACCTGAAGCCAATGGAAAACACAGTTTCCTTGAGATGCTACAGTTAGAATTCGACGGTGAtggtggagaaaatgcagtGCTTGAAGGGGCCACTGAACCTAGAAATGTAGGTGCTGAGACCACTGCTAACATCACAACGAAACAG GACCGCTCAGATCTTGGGTCAGCTCTCTCATTAGCGTCTAATCCCACAAAGCACACCCCTGAGAAAGAACTAAAAGGAGTAACGTTTTCAGAAGTGGCAATTATTTTGGATGACGAGCTTGAAAAAGACGAGGACGAGGATGATGATGTTTTTCCACAGTAA